TACGGTAAACCAAAGAGAAGACTGTTGCAGGTGTCAATTCTGGACATGACGAGGGAATGAACAAGTGTTTCAGTAGTTTTGGTGTCGAGATATTTTCTTATGGAGCCGATTTTGTGAAGTGCGAAGGAAGCAGTCTTACAGATAAGGTTAACATGATTGCACATTGTGAGGTTTTTGTCAAAGATGACACCAAGATTTCTAGCAAATGAAACAGGATTGATGTTATCGTCGTCAAGCTGGAGTGACACAAGAGGACTACAGGCACGGTAACGGCTAGTGAAATGGAGAATTTCTGTTTTATCCTCGTTTAATTTCAATCCATTATTGGTAGACCAGTTCTTAATATCTTTAATGCACGATTGAAGTTTGAGAACGCTGTTGGACATCTGATTTTGTTTAAGGGTCAGGTACATTTGCGTATCATCCGCGTACAGCGTGCAAGAAATGTCGTGATTTTTGATGATATCTTCAAGGGGAGAGGCGAACAAGGTAAACGCAAGAGGTCCTAAGACGGACCCTTGTGGAACACCCTGGAATGGGAAATGAGTGGCGGATTCATACTGGTCAATGACTACGGATTGCGatctgtttgtgatgtatgaTCTGAACCAATTCAGAGGAAGATTCTGGATGCCAAATCTTTCCCGGAGTCGCTGTATCAGGACATCATGATGGATAGTGTCAAATGCTGACGAGTAATCAAGAAGAAGTAAGATTGCCTCTTCTCCCTTGTCAAGTGCCAAAAGTATGTCATTGTACACCCGGACAAGTGCCGTTTCACAGCTATGGTGTGGTCGATATGCTGACTGAGAAGAAGGATACAAGTTATTGCATGATAGATGTTCTATGATCTGAGAGATAGCAGCTCTTTCAACGATCTTTCCCAAAAAAGCTAAATTTGCTATAGGTCGGTAATTTTTCAGGTCCTCGCTATCAAGTTGAACCTTTTTCAAGAGCGGAGAGATATTCGCATGTTTAAGACGATTAGGAAAGTATCCTTCCTGGAAAGACATGTTGATAATACGAGTGATGATTGGAGACAATTCGAGAACACACTTTTTGACAAGACAAGTTGGAAGAGGGTCTAGTCCACAGGTTGCAGATCTCGAATTAGTGATAATACGGACGACTTGACTCTCAGGAACTGGAACGAATTCATCGAAAACCAGATCTGTTCTGACAATTTCACTATCATAAGGCACATACGAAGGTGATTCTTCCAAGGCTTTAGCGATTCGATCGATTCGATTGATCTTTTctgcaaaaaaattacaaaagcgATCTGTGAGTGGAGTATCGTTATCATTATGCCTTGGAAGAGTTCTGGTCTTACGAGGTGTACATAGCCTATCCATCCTCTGATATAACTGGCGCATGTAAGTgttgaaattacttctttaagCTGCCAAACCACCCAGAAGCCAAAATCCTGCAAAAATGCAGAAATAAAGTGCTCGAGCATTTTTAGCAGCAAGCTGCCCAGTGTTCCTACCTAGTCCTATAGCCAGCAACATCCATCTACCAATCGGAAGGTCTGTGAGAAACTGAACATTTTCATTAGGTctataaacctgtgaaagtttgagttcAATCAGTGAGTTCAATTtttcgaaagaaaaaaacacccttgtcgcacgaagttgtgtgcttgcagatgcttgatttcgagacctcaaaattctaaatctgaggtcttgaaatcaaattcgtggaaaattacttctaaacTGTGTATTTCTGTTGGCTCAGTGCAAAGAGAGTTTGTGTGGCATTCAATGGCTTTTCATGGCAGGCGAGATACTGTCAGGGAAGTTTTACGATGTTGTAATTTCGTCATTAACTTAGTAGCGCAATGCAGTTAAAGCTTTTACTaatgttttgagatgtgcccattttcttcaaaacaaaaccttaTTACAAACGTACATTACGTTCTCCTTTGAAAACAGAACTTGCTTTCCATTGACCAGTATGGTGCGCGTGCAAATCACGCATGGATCTCTGTAAACGGGCTGTTGTTTGATCAAAGTGACACCCATGACCTTGTTTttccattggaaaaaaaaaatccattgtgCCCTGACCGATATACTATGCATTTTCATTGATCATGCGGATAATGCTATATTATTCTATGTGTACGAGATTCATAATAATGAGTAGTTGTTTTCGTTCGAACACGCATGAATCTCTGTAAACGGGCTGTTGTTTGATCAACAAAGTGACACACACATGACCTTGTTTTGTCCATTTGGAAAAAAATCTATTGTGCCCTACCCGATATACTTAGCATTTTCATTGATCATGCGGATAATGCTATATATATTATTCTATGTGTACGAGATTCATATGAATAGTTGTTTTCGTTCATAGAGCACTCAGCTACCGAAATAAATGTCGACCACTCTGCTCATGTCAACCATTGTGCCCTGACCGATATACTATGCATTTTCATTGATCATGCGGATAATGCTATATTATTCTATGTGTACGAGATGCATAATAATGAGTAGTTGTTTTCGTTCAAACACGCATGAATCTCTGTAAACGGGCTGTTGTTTTGATCAAAGTGACACACCTATGACCttgtttttttggaaaaaaaatccattgtGCCCTATCCGATATAAAATTACTATGCATTTTCATTGATCATGCGGATAATGCTATATTGTTCTATGTGTACGAGATTCATAATAATGAGTAGTTGTTTTCGTTCAAACACGCATGAATCTCTGTAAACGGGCTGTTGTTTGATCAACAAAGTGACACACACATGACCTTGTTTTgtccatttgaaaaaaaatctatcGTGCCCTACCCGATATACTTAGCATTTTCATTGATCATGCGGATAATGCtatttatataacacccgagcagatccttgccatttgattggaggattgtccgtcacgtgatagcaaataaaagtgccattgcacgctgagtgactcaccgtgctttttcgttccatccgaaaagtactattgcacgctgccagcgtgcaatagtacttttcggatggaacgaaaaagctgagtaaacacatatcactgcgtgcgcgtgtctttggtaacgcagcagtgttactgcaaggtagtaaaattacttaacattcggcttctacaattaaaaattgtagacctacgttttgtttgttttgaaagttgtatcttttaacattccatctttcaactcatgaacatattcgcaccattgcactcataaacattcattatgtgtataatatattATTCTATGTGTACGAGATTCATATGAATAGTTGTTTTCGTTCATAGAGCACTCAGCTACCGAAATAAATGTCGACCACTCTGCTCATGTCAACCCTTAAACGAAAGAAGCGGAAGAGTAGCACATGCATTGGGAGTTCTTACATCGCCATATTCACACTTCTCAATGACACTCCAATTTTTTCCAGGAAACTAGCATTATCATCCATGTCGATGTCCAAGTCAAGTGCAGAGCTGAACCCACTGCATCCGTTGAAGGTCATGACCACGATCTCTTTAGGGAATATGCCTATTGTATAGCAGGTGTTTGGATAAAAGCTGCCGTGGTTGAGTTGTTGGTCAACCTGTAGCCTCGCCCGTCACTAGAGTGAGTGAAACTTTCCCTGAGCGAAAAGACTACAAACGGCGTTGAATCCCAGAAGACCAAAGGACAGAAACATGAGCAGACTAAAGGCACTGGCGATTGCGTTCGATAGTAATACGAATGTGTTTTCTCCTGGTGACGTCATCAGTGGTCAGGTTATCGTACAGGTCCGCGACCAGGATCAGGAGGGTTTGAAGAATGTACAAGGTATGAGGATTGTAAATTTCTCCCTTCTACGTAGGCCTAAATGCATACAAAAGTTTACACAATTTTATAAGGCGggctcagtgtttttttttttttttttttttttttaattcgttTCAGTCTCTGGACTCCGGAACTAAACCCTACCTACATACCGGGTTCTAATTGCATGGTTTTGCCCCATTTGGCCCCCCTTTCATCTAATTTCCTCTCATGCGCTTTACTGTTCGGTTTTGAGCACTAACTTgcccaaaatatgcaaataagtaGAAATTAATACATAATATAATTATAGAGTAAGGGTGGGGGCGGGGTGAGTGGGGTTtgaggtttgaaaaaaaaaaagttttatttctttttcgaAAGAGCCATCcgtcacatttaaaaaaaaaaacgactgggctatttccccccccccaaaaaaaaaaaaaaatacttattttTATCGTTGAGAGAGatcgtaaaaaaaaagagggaaaaatgAGTGGCCTGTAAAAAGGAGGAGGGCGGTAAACTGAACATGTTTTCGTTTTGCCTGATAATCagctttttctttgtttcaacGGTTTCTGATGGTCAGGTATATGGGTGAAGGTTAAAGGAAAAGCGAAAACAAAGTGGACCACCACTAACAATTACGGCGATGCGGGTACGAGTACAGTGACCCACACCAACAAGGAGAGATACTTTGACACCATCTTCGTGATCTTTGGAAAAGGAATGATAAATCCTATTGAattagttttttaatttcattttttccatTAAACAATCATAATagccgagcggataagaacaccgatatcaagctctggtgattctgttcagcagagagagtgtgggttcgaatcacggtCGTGACTTAGCAACTCCACCAaggggggtaaatgggtacctgtgagggcagagattgatcttttgattggtttagccgagtaagtagcacatttttttttagccaaAGGCTGTATctgggagctgagatggtttacgGAATGATTTAGGCCCAATggccaggggtaataatttgaagcgctttgggacaccCTTCGGGTGTTCGGAAAAGGCGCTATGTAAAAgctcataatattattattattatcaattattaataaataccttggacggtttcaagtctctgattggtcaaaacccggtcacgtgtgggagtgttaacggtggcataaagaccggctttggaaaatcgCGAgtaagtggccactaaatcagcatacattgtgtaaaccttgcgcattgcactgtatcgcacgcttatttatGATCCCTgtaagtttcattgcaacttcgcgcacttacgcgtacgcacgctgaaaatgtatcaattttgagtgcgcgcgtgtaacatgtgcgcgcgtataaactgacgccgagctcatgcgcgcgttttaatgcacaaggaacagctatcgtccaatcatttgcctcctttgaccccagtgaaggcgctgaacagatcattatttaaaagattcactggtctcaaagatcagtaatgtgattaacgcacgaaagagatgggaaccatcaaaagctcaaatatggcccctgaacatggttggtggctggcgctgttaacggacctcgcctccggctctcggtccgttaacagcgccagccaccaacccggtcattaccacgcagtgaagaccgggtactcgcactgttattcccttattatGATCGAGTGATTTAGAGCATCAAGTTCAAGTTCTTGTGGTTAAGTCGTTGCAGTGTGGGCTCGGGTTCCGGTCGTACACGGATtattatgtccttgagcaagatgcatTATTTCTATTATTTATAATGGAAAATCACTTGTAAAACGTTACAGGGAAACATCAGCGTTCTGCTAATAAGCTGAACATCCTACCAGGAACCCATGCCTACCCCTTTTCATTTCAACTCCCTATTGAAATGCTGCCGTCTCCATTCGAACACAAATATGGGTACGTGAGGTACAAAGTGAAGACGACGCTATCGCTCATCAGGACCTTTTCCAATAAAACCTTCAAAAGAGAGAAGCTGTTTAGTGTGACCGGACCCATGGTGGACTTGAATCTCATACCGCAAGCGCAGGTTTGTGCCTTCACTAGACATATCCCAGATTTGTGTGTTCAATGTTCTTTTCCTCGTTTAATGCAAGTGCGTGTTGTGGTGTTCTTTACAACTGAACATGTTGACCATATTATAGTGCAAACCACTAAAACGATAATGGATGGCTTTTGGAACACTAGCTGGCAGCAAACTTGCCAGAtaataggtggcagcaaacttgccatataaatccattgttcttggtaatgtgaaCATGCTCAAaactttgggtgcgttcgattgcGAATTCCCTGTGTgacgaccccgcggtgctcatttagggggagcccctgacaagagctaatcgaacgatcttTCGCCCTCTCTGTGACGtcgtgcacctcgggccagccctaagtgacccgttccacaagcagggcactcggggctgacccgggtgagcccctagctggaatgacgtcaaagctattcgaacgtaaaCCCTCGGCATCGCGGGGtcaacccggggaagctaatcgaacgcacacAGTGGAAATTTACATGGCAGGTCTGCTGaaacctagcgttcaaaagtctttTATTGTGTGCAAACCCCCAAATAGCAGCAGGATAAAccatttataattattgttgcCTATTTTGGTGTGTTTTCTGTACAGTCAGGAGTCGAGAGGACGAAGAAGCTCGTCAACTGTTGTGGATGTGGATCCACTGTGGAAAAATCAATTACCGTCGGTTTACCAAAACAAGGCTACGTCCCAGGAGAGAGCATATACCTCACTGGCCAAGTTAACAACCGTGACAGGGAAGAATGGTGTGATTTTCACGTCAAGTTTATGCAGGTACGAGCATcaattacttttaaaagattGCAGAATtcgtttttgctaacaaaacagttgctggcagtttacgcatgggtcattccatgtcagaccaacacacctttttacctcatgtcttccgattttgataaaaattgctgtgcttgtaggtcctaatgagcaatgaatgcacagcaatttttagcccgatcggacttaccatgtggtcagggcagaaaccactaaaatctgacatttttatggtaaaataccacatttttggtaaaaatatgtcataaccttgtcaatttttatcacatatatgcaaatttggtatcaaaatgatgagaattgcatgctcaaatcgattcttttgtcaaaaataaaatttctgaaatgtaggacagtgtaatctttaatatgttatcgtgacctttgaccccgtttttgaaataatgtatcattccaaaaatcaacgaaataaaaatcacttgatagagcatgtcttcctctgtcagaatccactaagaaacagttgggctcttcaaaatttacaacttaatgactatttttgtacaagtcactgtGATCTtaaatatgttatcgtgacctttgacccaatttttgaaataacgtAATTggcaaaaaatgaataaaacgcttactgagcgagttttatgtaaatctgtgatcttaggcGAGTTGTTGTCCTTACTTCGTTTTCTGT
Above is a genomic segment from Asterias rubens chromosome 10, eAstRub1.3, whole genome shotgun sequence containing:
- the LOC117296102 gene encoding arrestin domain-containing protein 17-like; this encodes MLPSPFEHKYGYVRYKVKTTLSLIRTFSNKTFKREKLFSVTGPMVDLNLIPQAQSGVERTKKLVNCCGCGSTVEKSITVGLPKQGYVPGESIYLTGQVNNRDREEWCDFHVKFMQRITFYSKSSEKKHVKNILGSVRVRVPTPRGRVTDFILGPMPIPPQRVLTEISLKEDSISGQ
- the LOC117296101 gene encoding uncharacterized protein LOC117296101, whose amino-acid sequence is MSRLKALAIAFDSNTNVFSPGDVISGQVIVQVRDQDQEGLKNVQGIWVKVKGKAKTKWTTTNNYGDAGTSTVTHTNKERYFDTIFVIFGKGMINPIELVF